The following proteins come from a genomic window of Noviherbaspirillum sp. L7-7A:
- a CDS encoding sulfatase-like hydrolase/transferase, with product MKPTNVLLILSDEHVHNLMGCAGHPFIRTPNLDTLAATGTRFSNAYTPSPICVPARASLATGRYVHEIGCWDNAIAYDGKPAGWARYLSDSGYVVESIGKLHYKSPSSPVGFQRQQHAVHIHEGIGQVWGSVRDPMPETIGPSPLYNKIGAGESDYNRFDARVADTAVEWLAEHAKDEKPWTLFVGMVAPHFPLVVPQEYLDMYPVDSIPLPMLHPSSGYVRHPWVERQAHFMDHDAAIGSDERRRLALASYFGLITFMDHQVGKILSAVDRQGLCESTTIIYSSDHGDNIGKRGMWNKCLMYRESTGVPMMISGPGIPEQKVSATPVSLIDIQNTILERTGCNPGLIQGPGRSIAEIACELDMPDRLAFSEFHAVGSENAAYMLASTDFKYHYYVELEPELFDLRQDPEEARNLAGEPQYAAIVAAFEARLKALLDPEAVNRQAKADQQKLVDAFGGRDLALRTGTPAATPVPKK from the coding sequence ATGAAGCCTACGAATGTCTTGTTGATTCTATCCGATGAACATGTACACAACCTGATGGGGTGCGCGGGTCACCCCTTCATCCGTACCCCAAATTTAGACACGCTTGCGGCAACAGGCACCCGCTTCAGCAATGCGTATACGCCATCGCCGATTTGCGTGCCGGCGCGTGCCTCCCTTGCCACGGGCCGCTATGTTCACGAAATCGGCTGCTGGGACAACGCCATCGCTTACGATGGCAAGCCGGCAGGATGGGCGCGGTATCTGTCGGATTCCGGCTATGTGGTGGAATCCATTGGCAAGCTGCATTACAAAAGTCCTTCCTCTCCGGTCGGATTTCAGCGCCAGCAGCATGCGGTACATATTCACGAGGGCATAGGCCAGGTATGGGGCTCGGTGCGCGATCCGATGCCCGAGACCATTGGTCCGTCGCCGCTGTATAACAAGATCGGCGCCGGGGAGTCGGATTACAACCGATTCGATGCCCGCGTGGCCGACACCGCTGTCGAATGGCTGGCAGAGCACGCGAAGGATGAAAAGCCATGGACTTTGTTCGTGGGCATGGTCGCGCCGCACTTCCCGCTGGTGGTACCGCAGGAATACCTGGACATGTATCCGGTCGACAGCATTCCGCTGCCGATGCTGCATCCGTCAAGCGGCTATGTCAGGCATCCGTGGGTAGAAAGGCAGGCCCATTTCATGGACCATGATGCCGCGATCGGCTCGGACGAGCGGCGGCGCCTGGCGCTTGCCAGCTACTTCGGTCTGATTACGTTCATGGATCATCAAGTCGGCAAAATCCTGAGCGCGGTGGATCGGCAGGGATTGTGCGAGTCCACCACCATCATCTACAGCAGCGACCATGGCGATAATATCGGCAAGCGCGGCATGTGGAACAAGTGCTTGATGTACCGCGAGTCCACCGGCGTTCCGATGATGATCTCGGGCCCAGGCATTCCGGAGCAAAAGGTGAGCGCCACGCCGGTATCGCTGATTGATATCCAGAACACGATACTGGAACGCACCGGCTGCAACCCGGGGCTGATCCAGGGTCCGGGCCGCTCCATCGCTGAAATCGCTTGTGAGCTTGACATGCCGGATCGCCTGGCATTCAGCGAGTTCCACGCGGTCGGGTCCGAGAACGCTGCCTACATGCTGGCGAGCACGGATTTCAAGTATCACTACTATGTCGAGCTCGAACCTGAACTGTTCGACCTGCGGCAAGACCCGGAGGAAGCACGTAATCTCGCCGGCGAACCGCAGTACGCAGCTATCGTGGCCGCTTTCGAGGCGCGCCTGAAGGCGCTGCTTGACCCGGAAGCGGTAAACCGCCAGGCCAAGGCCGACCAGCAAAAGCTGGTTGATGCTTTCGGCGGCCGCGACCTCGCACTGCGCACCGGTACCCCGGCCGCCACGCCGGTGCCCAAGAAATAA
- a CDS encoding FAD-binding oxidoreductase: protein MDSQLSIVTSHLYAALISELGAENVSSDADIAQRHAGDWSETAKEPPSLVIFPRSPAQVAAALAVLSRFGPKAVIQGGLTGLAGAATPHRGEVALSLSKLNQIEEFDRVGGTVTVQAGVTLEQMQTCVEAEGWFFPLDLGARGTCQIGGNAATNAGGNRVIRYGTMRDLVLGLEVALPDGSVMTMLNRVTKNTTGIDLKHLFIGAEGILGVITRLVLKLAPKPSSTVTALCALTSFDDAAALLKDMQLHLPTLSAFELMWQGFIDKAVEITGARQPFTERHPVYVLVELLGASDEQDRAQLEAFLAQALEQELVQDVIVAQSIEHAKQLWEYRESIGEMLARLKPHAAFDVGIPVAAMDGFVRSVQLILQQQFPQQSHLFFGHLGDGNLHLLSGPYPAPATLHQVEEIVYQAVGKVKGSISAEHGIGVIKKEFLHFSRSPEELALMRALKRLLDPNNVLNAGRIFD, encoded by the coding sequence ATGGACTCGCAACTCTCAATCGTGACATCGCACTTATACGCAGCGCTCATTTCCGAACTCGGCGCAGAAAATGTATCCAGCGATGCCGACATCGCTCAGAGACACGCCGGCGACTGGAGCGAAACTGCGAAGGAACCACCCTCGCTGGTCATTTTCCCTAGAAGCCCGGCTCAGGTTGCCGCGGCGCTAGCCGTCCTGAGTCGGTTTGGACCAAAAGCGGTGATACAGGGCGGTTTGACCGGCTTAGCAGGGGCGGCTACGCCTCATCGCGGGGAAGTCGCGCTGTCGTTGTCGAAGCTGAACCAGATCGAAGAATTCGACCGTGTCGGCGGCACGGTCACTGTACAGGCTGGCGTGACACTGGAGCAGATGCAGACCTGCGTGGAGGCGGAAGGATGGTTCTTTCCGCTCGACCTCGGCGCGCGCGGCACCTGCCAGATCGGCGGCAACGCTGCCACCAATGCAGGCGGCAACCGTGTAATCCGCTATGGCACGATGCGCGACCTGGTCCTGGGACTGGAAGTGGCGTTGCCGGACGGCTCCGTGATGACCATGCTCAATCGCGTGACAAAAAACACGACCGGTATCGACCTGAAGCATCTCTTCATCGGCGCCGAAGGCATACTGGGCGTGATCACCCGGCTGGTGCTCAAGCTTGCGCCGAAGCCGTCATCGACCGTCACCGCGCTGTGCGCGCTAACCTCATTTGACGACGCGGCGGCGCTGCTAAAAGACATGCAGCTGCATTTGCCGACGCTCTCGGCATTCGAGCTGATGTGGCAAGGTTTTATCGACAAGGCCGTGGAAATCACCGGCGCGAGGCAGCCTTTTACTGAACGGCATCCGGTCTATGTGCTAGTGGAACTGCTGGGTGCGTCGGACGAGCAGGACCGCGCGCAACTGGAAGCCTTCTTGGCGCAGGCGCTGGAACAGGAGCTTGTGCAGGATGTAATCGTGGCCCAGTCCATCGAGCATGCGAAGCAGCTGTGGGAATACCGCGAGTCCATAGGCGAGATGCTGGCCCGACTCAAACCCCATGCGGCGTTTGATGTGGGCATACCGGTTGCCGCGATGGATGGGTTCGTTCGATCGGTGCAGCTAATCCTCCAGCAGCAGTTTCCGCAGCAGAGCCATCTGTTTTTTGGCCATCTTGGCGATGGCAATCTGCATCTGTTGTCTGGTCCATATCCGGCGCCGGCAACGCTGCATCAGGTCGAGGAAATCGTGTACCAGGCCGTGGGCAAGGTAAAAGGATCGATTTCGGCCGAACATGGCATAGGTGTGATCAAGAAAGAGTTTCTGCACTTCAGCCGATCGCCGGAAGAGCTGGCGCTGATGCGTGCCTTAAAGCGGCTGCTCGATCCCAACAATGTGCTTAACGCCGGTCGTATTTTCGACTGA
- a CDS encoding SRPBCC family protein, which produces MVNRLITVAALAVGGMLLSKQMSKSRSSGMPSSTSESIDVNVPVSTAYNQWTQFEDFPKFMDSVHEIRQIDDTHLHWRADVAGKPEEWDAEITEQIPDERIAWRSTSGVKNAGVVTFHKISDNTTRVMLQMDYDPQTITEKVGDALGLVKMQLKGNLKRFKELLEQRGQETGAWRGTVPQD; this is translated from the coding sequence ATGGTGAACCGATTGATAACAGTAGCCGCTCTAGCCGTGGGTGGGATGTTACTGTCCAAGCAAATGAGTAAATCTCGTAGTTCTGGGATGCCTTCCTCAACGTCCGAATCGATTGATGTCAACGTGCCGGTCAGCACCGCTTACAACCAGTGGACACAATTTGAAGACTTTCCCAAGTTCATGGATAGCGTGCATGAGATCCGCCAGATTGATGATACCCATCTGCACTGGCGCGCTGATGTCGCTGGCAAACCAGAAGAATGGGACGCGGAGATCACCGAGCAGATTCCTGACGAACGGATTGCCTGGCGCAGCACCAGTGGCGTGAAAAATGCAGGCGTAGTCACTTTTCACAAGATCTCAGACAACACCACCCGCGTCATGCTGCAGATGGATTATGACCCGCAAACCATTACCGAGAAGGTCGGCGACGCACTGGGTCTGGTGAAAATGCAGCTGAAAGGCAACCTGAAGAGATTCAAGGAGCTACTCGAACAGCGAGGTCAGGAAACCGGCGCTTGGCGCGGCACGGTCCCTCAGGATTAA
- a CDS encoding alpha/beta hydrolase encodes MFNVLPTSPLLFALEPFQAMCDYVAGHTHWRDLSQRGDGHPILIYPGLTLNGSSTADLRVRLQQLGYAVYDWRQGYNYGPGIDFDQWLLLLSKQLVEIQAHHQCSVSLIGCSLGGTYARELAKLYPHLVRQVITLATPFVKPDVIAAEKIFGKFTGSQFFIDEILLQRLSEEPPVPSSSLYSQTDGIINWQSCLGREAPGYRNIEVKGVSHLGMSHHPEVLKVVSSLLQAHTTMSNTADVGSSHSVRAIS; translated from the coding sequence ATGTTCAATGTCCTACCGACTTCCCCGCTTCTCTTTGCGCTTGAACCGTTTCAGGCGATGTGTGATTACGTGGCTGGCCATACCCACTGGCGTGACCTCTCCCAGCGAGGTGACGGTCATCCAATATTGATATATCCGGGACTGACTCTTAATGGCAGTTCGACCGCCGATCTGCGAGTAAGACTGCAACAGCTTGGCTATGCTGTTTATGACTGGCGGCAAGGTTATAACTACGGACCGGGAATTGATTTTGACCAGTGGCTTTTGCTACTGAGCAAACAACTGGTGGAAATTCAAGCCCATCACCAGTGTTCTGTTTCCCTTATTGGCTGCAGCCTAGGGGGCACTTATGCGCGCGAACTAGCAAAATTGTATCCTCACCTTGTACGACAGGTCATCACCTTGGCTACGCCGTTTGTCAAACCAGATGTCATTGCAGCAGAAAAGATATTTGGCAAGTTCACCGGCAGTCAATTTTTTATTGACGAAATCCTACTTCAGCGCTTGAGTGAAGAGCCGCCAGTACCTTCCTCATCGCTCTACTCGCAAACTGACGGCATCATAAATTGGCAAAGTTGTCTAGGAAGAGAAGCGCCTGGATACCGCAACATTGAGGTGAAGGGGGTGAGTCATCTAGGGATGTCACACCATCCTGAAGTGTTAAAGGTTGTGAGCAGCCTTTTACAAGCTCATACTACAATGAGCAATACCGCTGACGTTGGTTCGTCGCATAGTGTGCGTGCCATAAGCTGA
- a CDS encoding phasin family protein has product MFYFNQPSVSPAVKSQIDAQFAFFSEISKKMFEGVQKMNELNVQVATTVMEESLTSTKQLFSSIDRNEALSIVAGQAQPTAEKIRAYQQHVQNILAETQASAARTLESHVPKTVRATEAVVNEVAQKASEETAKATQRQQEAMEKLTTPIKSNNDRAGQNNGVKVTQ; this is encoded by the coding sequence ATGTTTTATTTTAATCAGCCCTCCGTTTCTCCTGCAGTCAAATCCCAAATTGATGCACAATTTGCGTTCTTTTCGGAAATCTCAAAGAAAATGTTTGAAGGCGTCCAGAAAATGAATGAACTGAACGTGCAAGTCGCAACCACTGTCATGGAAGAATCGCTGACAAGCACTAAGCAACTGTTCTCTTCGATTGACCGCAATGAGGCTCTTTCCATTGTGGCCGGCCAAGCCCAGCCCACCGCGGAGAAGATTCGTGCCTATCAGCAACACGTTCAAAATATTCTGGCTGAAACGCAAGCAAGCGCTGCGCGTACGCTCGAGTCCCATGTTCCGAAAACGGTTCGTGCGACGGAAGCCGTAGTCAATGAGGTGGCGCAGAAAGCCTCCGAAGAGACAGCAAAGGCAACGCAGCGCCAGCAAGAAGCCATGGAAAAGCTGACGACGCCTATCAAGTCGAATAACGACCGCGCTGGCCAAAACAATGGCGTCAAGGTTACGCAATAA
- a CDS encoding EAL domain-containing protein — protein sequence MEAKMETQSTTPSNGLIPTLDDITDAFFTVDQAWRFTFINKSAEVVLQQTRHVLLQSELWDAFKETIGTDFERECRRAMTKRRAVEFENYYAPWKQWFEIHVHPFSDGLAVYFKDITSRHRREAFTNAQMHIMERIAAGAPVDEILNAVIDVAESQDTRIRGSVLLLNAETRRLYHGTAPKLPQEFIEAINGVEIGPAVGSCGTAAYLGEPIIVEDISRDPLWANYKDLALRNALYACWSMPIIGSTGQVYGTFAVYSDAPRSPDLAEMELLKACSYMASVVIERERAVATLKENEQRFREQASLLDKAQDAIFVVTMDESIIFWNKSAERLYGWTKEEVLGKSERELCCGNASVFDLVVTEVLNADEWRGELTVRRKNGTCFMVEGRSTLVRDDNGAPQSILSIHTDISDRKAAQREIHQLAFYDALTGLPNRQLLLDRLEHELLANNRRGSVGAVMFIDLDNFKVLNDTLGHDMGDLLLQQVAQRLSQAVREGDTVARWGGDEFVVVVGQLGMHVAEAVGHADHIAEQIRTSLNSPYDLNKYEHHTTPSIGIALFQGPVVTVEELLKHADLAMYQAKAAGRNTIQFFDPQMQAAIKARVTMETNMRRSLLDEDFLLYYQPQMDRNGQIVGAEALLRWLHPQHGVIAPVEFIHLAEDTGLILPLGEWILDTACRQLAKWATRAETSQISLAVNVSARQFRHPDFVNHILQAIDKHRANPRRLKLELTESLLLDDVGDTAEKMNQLRTIGIEFSLDDFGTGYSSLSYLKRLPFEQLKVDQSFVRDIQVNEEDATLVKTIITLGRNLGLKVVAEGVMTKSQFDFLDQCVCDAFQGYFFSEALPEENFEEFIATGPRSRSLDQQWSASK from the coding sequence ATGGAAGCAAAGATGGAGACCCAGTCTACCACGCCATCAAACGGTCTGATTCCTACCTTGGACGACATTACCGACGCTTTCTTTACCGTCGATCAGGCATGGCGATTCACATTCATCAACAAGAGCGCTGAAGTTGTTTTGCAGCAGACACGGCACGTTCTCCTGCAAAGTGAGCTTTGGGACGCTTTCAAAGAAACCATTGGAACAGATTTTGAACGCGAATGCCGCCGCGCGATGACCAAGCGTCGAGCTGTCGAATTCGAAAATTATTATGCCCCTTGGAAACAATGGTTCGAAATCCATGTGCACCCGTTCAGTGACGGATTAGCCGTGTATTTTAAAGACATCACTAGCCGTCACCGACGTGAGGCGTTTACCAATGCGCAAATGCACATAATGGAGCGCATTGCAGCTGGTGCGCCCGTCGATGAAATCCTCAATGCTGTTATAGACGTTGCTGAATCGCAAGACACACGCATTCGCGGTTCGGTTCTGTTGCTCAATGCCGAGACGCGCCGTCTCTACCACGGCACTGCTCCGAAGCTTCCCCAAGAGTTTATTGAAGCAATCAATGGAGTAGAAATAGGTCCCGCCGTGGGGTCATGCGGAACCGCAGCCTATTTGGGCGAGCCCATTATTGTTGAAGACATCAGCAGGGACCCGCTTTGGGCGAATTATAAAGACTTAGCGTTGCGCAATGCCTTGTACGCCTGCTGGTCAATGCCTATTATCGGCAGCACCGGGCAAGTTTATGGCACGTTTGCTGTGTATTCGGATGCGCCTCGATCACCAGACTTGGCGGAAATGGAGTTGCTCAAGGCTTGCTCTTACATGGCGAGCGTTGTGATTGAACGAGAACGAGCCGTCGCAACGCTGAAAGAAAATGAACAGCGGTTTCGTGAACAAGCTTCGCTGCTCGATAAGGCACAGGACGCGATCTTTGTCGTCACAATGGATGAATCCATCATTTTCTGGAATAAGAGTGCTGAGCGGCTCTATGGCTGGACAAAGGAAGAAGTCCTCGGCAAGTCTGAACGCGAACTATGTTGCGGCAACGCTTCCGTGTTTGACCTAGTCGTGACTGAAGTATTAAATGCTGACGAGTGGCGCGGTGAACTGACTGTACGGCGCAAGAACGGTACCTGCTTCATGGTCGAAGGCCGCTCGACGCTGGTCAGAGATGACAATGGTGCACCACAATCAATTCTTTCGATCCACACCGATATCAGTGATCGAAAGGCGGCGCAACGCGAGATACATCAGCTCGCTTTTTACGACGCTCTAACCGGTTTGCCTAACCGGCAGCTGCTACTGGATCGATTAGAGCATGAATTACTCGCTAACAACCGTCGCGGAAGCGTGGGCGCTGTAATGTTCATTGATCTCGATAATTTCAAAGTACTTAACGATACGCTGGGACACGACATGGGCGATTTGCTTTTACAACAAGTCGCGCAGCGCTTATCGCAAGCCGTACGTGAAGGTGACACCGTGGCTCGATGGGGAGGGGACGAATTTGTTGTTGTTGTGGGGCAGCTTGGCATGCACGTTGCAGAAGCCGTTGGCCATGCCGACCACATTGCAGAACAGATACGGACGTCGCTCAATTCGCCATACGATTTAAATAAGTATGAACACCATACCACGCCGAGTATTGGTATTGCCCTGTTCCAGGGACCCGTTGTAACCGTAGAAGAACTGCTGAAACATGCCGACCTTGCCATGTACCAAGCGAAAGCGGCCGGCCGAAATACGATACAATTTTTTGATCCCCAGATGCAGGCAGCCATCAAAGCACGAGTCACAATGGAAACCAATATGCGTCGCAGCCTTCTCGACGAGGACTTTCTTCTATACTACCAGCCTCAGATGGATCGTAACGGGCAAATTGTTGGTGCAGAAGCATTGCTGCGATGGTTGCATCCGCAGCACGGCGTGATTGCGCCAGTTGAGTTCATTCATCTGGCTGAAGATACTGGATTGATTCTGCCCCTTGGCGAGTGGATACTGGATACGGCGTGCCGTCAATTGGCAAAATGGGCCACGCGGGCAGAAACGTCACAGATTAGCCTGGCAGTCAATGTCAGCGCCCGGCAATTTCGCCATCCCGATTTCGTGAATCACATCTTACAAGCCATTGATAAGCATCGCGCCAACCCTCGCCGTTTGAAGCTGGAGTTGACCGAGAGCCTTCTGCTTGACGACGTGGGAGATACGGCAGAAAAAATGAATCAATTGCGAACCATTGGCATTGAATTTTCATTGGATGATTTCGGCACCGGCTACTCATCGCTGTCTTATCTCAAGCGTTTACCTTTTGAGCAACTGAAAGTAGATCAATCGTTTGTAAGGGATATACAAGTAAACGAAGAGGACGCTACGTTAGTAAAAACGATTATTACCCTAGGTCGCAATCTAGGCCTGAAAGTCGTTGCAGAAGGCGTGATGACCAAAAGCCAATTTGATTTTCTTGACCAATGCGTATGTGATGCATTCCAAGGTTATTTTTTTAGCGAAGCGTTACCAGAAGAGAACTTTGAAGAATTCATTGCCACCGGCCCGCGTTCCCGATCTTTGGATCAACAGTGGTCTGCTTCTAAGTAA
- a CDS encoding YecA family protein: MSFIDALADPEVDELATFLGDNAAMTMEELDGYFAALICGPALYFHGRILPPNSG, translated from the coding sequence ATGTCTTTCATCGATGCACTCGCTGATCCAGAAGTCGACGAACTCGCCACCTTCCTCGGTGACAACGCTGCTATGACGATGGAAGAGCTCGACGGCTATTTTGCTGCGCTGATTTGCGGGCCCGCGTTATATTTCCATGGGCGAATACTTCCCCCAAATTCTGGGTGA
- a CDS encoding UPF0149 family protein: MGEYFPQILGEDFSFSSNQEAERIIGLLFRHWNAMTDQLQRSIEQNDVLYLPLLYQNADGIAYGNEWASGFMHGTRMSHSDWTMLLDDENHGGSLVPMMMLANEHHADPEMRPPPISPEKREDILALMTAGVIQIFSYFEPYREAFAHQGSMEGTTPFRRVGPKISRNDPCPCGSGKKYKTCCGNSRTMH, encoded by the coding sequence ATGGGCGAATACTTCCCCCAAATTCTGGGTGAGGATTTTTCGTTCTCCAGCAATCAGGAAGCAGAACGCATCATCGGGCTTTTATTTCGGCATTGGAATGCGATGACTGACCAATTGCAAAGGTCGATTGAGCAGAACGACGTCCTTTATCTTCCCCTGCTTTATCAGAATGCGGATGGCATCGCATACGGAAATGAATGGGCAAGCGGATTTATGCACGGCACGCGCATGTCCCATAGCGATTGGACCATGTTGCTCGATGATGAAAACCATGGCGGCAGCTTGGTTCCGATGATGATGCTCGCCAATGAACATCATGCCGACCCAGAAATGCGCCCGCCGCCGATTTCGCCGGAAAAGCGGGAAGACATCCTTGCATTAATGACAGCTGGGGTCATTCAAATATTTAGTTATTTCGAGCCATACCGGGAGGCGTTCGCGCACCAGGGGTCGATGGAAGGCACGACACCGTTCAGAAGAGTTGGGCCAAAAATTAGTCGCAATGATCCCTGCCCTTGTGGAAGCGGGAAGAAATACAAAACTTGCTGTGGAAACAGTCGTACTATGCACTGA
- a CDS encoding EAL domain-containing protein, producing the protein MIATSQLFSFRQKVGFLRSHGRSLAPWPVACGALMTGLWLWAVPSIYQEKNHIRERAYIMAAAQAQTYADQIERTIGQLDYILLSLKFQWQKNGGVLNLEEQVNAGLVPKAAKISVTVLDRTGVPVTTTNPKIKARQSVALLEYFRLHAASPSQDLAISKTVRSALTGREVLLLSRRLNGDKGAFAGVIVLAVEPATVISFVDETKLGNDDFVAVRSTDGDLFSVKTKRGVQAQSQSLSAKTVFDTPNGKMYRPASFFADGKARIVAWNAVGNYPIVTIVGLAEANIEADYEQRYRQILSIATSGSLALFLVAAAGMRQAAFRIWKAQYAREVHEAYRTATENAREGFYILRPLYGQDKDITDFLIEDCNEQGAAYRGLPKESLIGKRLSVMLPMLFESHMLAACREAMNTGFIEDEMLVPQHGTRAAQWLQRRLVRTGAGLAVTLRDITDIKRHEEALVQSANVDPLTSLRNRYWLINYLPAAVDLARDSQKVFAILFVDLDDFKNINDTLGHAVGDELLKAAASRLKAAIRPDDKVARLGGDEFTIIVESAQSRNEVATIAERIISTLQSPFVLGDGDRQYYVHASIGISMFPENGTDGQSLLKHADIAMYAAKESQKGSYRFFEASLERRLVTRINREAELKIAIERRELVLHYQPKVRSDTGEITGMEALVRWNHPELGCLPPIEFIPLAEKAGLIVRLGNEVVRMACEQVALWQEQGLAVVPVAINVSAQQINAGNISTVLANALRAAGIGAGLIEVEITESATVTEGGGAVAELAAIQEAETKLYVDDFGTGYSSLAQLKRLDMDGLKVDRAFTAQLLDGPDEAALFKAIVSMAHALRMRVVAEGVETAEQMAALQALSCDELQGYFISRPMPAADAARLLQKRFLFSDQSIREQALLDASSRGGESSIVPPA; encoded by the coding sequence ATGATCGCCACATCTCAGCTTTTCTCGTTTCGCCAAAAAGTTGGTTTCCTACGCAGTCATGGCCGCTCGCTGGCGCCCTGGCCGGTAGCCTGTGGCGCACTTATGACAGGCCTTTGGCTTTGGGCGGTACCCTCGATTTATCAGGAAAAAAACCATATCCGGGAGCGCGCCTATATCATGGCCGCAGCGCAAGCCCAGACCTACGCGGACCAGATCGAGAGAACAATTGGCCAACTGGATTACATCCTGTTGAGCCTAAAGTTTCAGTGGCAAAAAAATGGTGGCGTCTTGAACCTGGAAGAACAGGTCAATGCTGGTCTCGTACCCAAGGCGGCTAAAATTTCCGTGACCGTTCTCGACCGCACGGGCGTACCCGTCACCACAACTAACCCCAAGATTAAAGCCAGGCAAAGCGTGGCGTTGCTCGAGTATTTTAGGCTTCATGCAGCCAGTCCAAGTCAGGACCTGGCGATTTCCAAAACGGTACGCAGCGCCCTAACTGGCCGGGAGGTGCTCCTGTTGTCACGCAGGCTCAACGGAGACAAAGGCGCCTTTGCCGGTGTCATCGTACTTGCCGTTGAGCCGGCCACTGTTATTTCGTTTGTAGATGAAACCAAGCTGGGCAACGATGATTTCGTTGCCGTTCGGAGTACTGATGGCGACCTTTTTTCCGTCAAAACGAAAAGGGGTGTGCAAGCGCAATCCCAGAGCCTCTCCGCTAAAACGGTTTTTGATACGCCAAATGGGAAGATGTATCGCCCTGCATCGTTCTTTGCGGACGGCAAGGCGCGTATTGTTGCGTGGAATGCTGTTGGCAACTATCCCATCGTGACCATCGTCGGGCTGGCTGAGGCGAATATTGAGGCGGATTACGAGCAACGATATCGACAAATACTTTCCATCGCGACGAGTGGGAGCCTGGCCCTCTTTCTCGTTGCTGCCGCTGGCATGCGCCAAGCCGCCTTCCGTATCTGGAAGGCGCAATACGCCCGCGAGGTTCACGAGGCTTACCGCACTGCGACGGAGAATGCCAGAGAAGGCTTTTATATTCTGAGGCCACTGTATGGCCAAGACAAGGACATCACTGACTTCCTGATCGAGGATTGCAACGAGCAGGGCGCTGCCTATCGTGGCTTGCCGAAAGAAAGCCTGATCGGTAAGCGCTTGTCGGTAATGCTACCAATGCTCTTCGAAAGCCACATGCTGGCTGCCTGCCGGGAAGCTATGAACACCGGTTTTATTGAGGATGAAATGCTGGTGCCGCAGCATGGCACACGTGCGGCGCAATGGCTGCAGCGGCGGCTGGTCCGAACCGGCGCCGGCCTTGCAGTGACACTCAGAGACATTACTGACATCAAGCGTCATGAAGAAGCCCTTGTTCAGTCTGCGAATGTCGACCCGTTAACCTCCCTGCGAAACCGCTACTGGCTGATCAATTACCTGCCTGCAGCGGTTGATCTTGCCCGGGACAGTCAGAAAGTCTTTGCCATCCTGTTTGTGGATCTGGATGACTTCAAGAATATCAACGATACCCTGGGCCATGCCGTTGGCGACGAACTGCTCAAGGCAGCAGCATCGCGTCTGAAAGCGGCGATCCGTCCGGATGACAAGGTTGCCCGCCTTGGTGGAGATGAATTCACCATTATTGTCGAGTCAGCACAATCGCGCAACGAAGTGGCCACGATAGCCGAGCGGATTATCAGCACCCTACAGAGTCCTTTTGTCCTTGGCGACGGAGACCGACAGTATTACGTCCACGCTTCGATTGGCATTAGCATGTTCCCCGAGAACGGCACTGACGGGCAGTCGCTGCTCAAACATGCCGACATTGCGATGTACGCGGCCAAGGAGTCGCAAAAGGGAAGCTACCGCTTCTTCGAGGCGAGCTTAGAGCGTCGCCTGGTTACCCGGATCAACAGGGAAGCAGAATTGAAGATCGCCATCGAGCGACGTGAACTTGTCCTGCACTACCAGCCAAAGGTGAGGAGCGATACTGGCGAGATTACTGGCATGGAAGCACTCGTGCGGTGGAATCATCCCGAGTTGGGCTGCCTGCCGCCAATTGAATTTATCCCGCTAGCCGAAAAGGCTGGCCTGATTGTCCGACTCGGAAATGAAGTCGTCCGCATGGCTTGCGAGCAGGTGGCGCTTTGGCAGGAACAAGGCTTAGCAGTCGTACCCGTCGCGATTAATGTATCGGCGCAGCAAATCAACGCAGGGAATATCAGTACGGTCTTGGCCAATGCGTTGCGAGCGGCTGGGATCGGTGCCGGGTTGATCGAGGTGGAAATCACCGAGTCAGCAACGGTCACGGAAGGGGGCGGGGCAGTTGCTGAGCTTGCGGCGATCCAGGAAGCCGAGACCAAACTGTACGTTGACGACTTTGGAACCGGTTACTCGTCCTTGGCGCAATTAAAGCGTCTGGATATGGATGGACTGAAGGTCGACCGCGCTTTTACCGCCCAGTTGTTGGATGGCCCAGACGAAGCAGCGTTATTCAAGGCGATTGTCTCAATGGCCCATGCATTGCGAATGCGAGTAGTTGCTGAGGGTGTCGAAACCGCCGAACAAATGGCTGCGCTGCAAGCCTTATCCTGCGATGAGCTTCAAGGCTATTTCATCTCAAGGCCAATGCCAGCCGCGGATGCAGCGCGGTTACTCCAAAAACGGTTTCTCTTTTCCGATCAGTCAATTCGTGAGCAGGCGTTGCTGGATGCGTCCTCAAGAGGCGGGGAATCCAGCATTGTGCCGCCTGCGTGA